In the Pseudolabrys taiwanensis genome, one interval contains:
- a CDS encoding FixH family protein has product MIASVKKPREVTGRAVLVWLVCFFGVVFVVNGVMIKAATSTFGGVETASSYKAGLMFKQEIAAAEQQDERHWKIDGTLKRNGAGEAVLDFTARDASGAPLTGLTADATLVHPADARLDHAIKVDRVGAGRFHGESAAPRGQWELLVDLYRDGDRVFRSRSRVSLQ; this is encoded by the coding sequence ATGATTGCTTCCGTCAAAAAGCCGCGCGAAGTGACCGGCCGAGCCGTTCTTGTCTGGCTCGTGTGCTTCTTCGGCGTCGTGTTCGTCGTCAACGGCGTGATGATCAAGGCGGCCACGTCGACCTTCGGCGGCGTCGAGACCGCGAGCTCGTACAAAGCCGGGTTGATGTTCAAGCAGGAGATCGCCGCCGCCGAGCAACAGGACGAGCGGCATTGGAAGATCGACGGCACGCTCAAGCGCAACGGCGCCGGCGAAGCGGTGCTCGACTTCACCGCGCGCGACGCGTCCGGCGCGCCGCTCACGGGCCTGACGGCGGACGCGACGCTGGTGCATCCGGCGGATGCGCGGCTCGACCACGCCATCAAGGTCGACCGTGTCGGCGCCGGCCGCTTCCACGGTGAATCCGCGGCGCCGCGCGGACAGTGGGAGTTGCTGGTCGATCTCTATCGCGACGGCGACCGCGTGTTCCGCTCGCGCAGCCGCGTGTCGCTGCAATAG
- a CDS encoding heavy metal translocating P-type ATPase, translating into MSDTLDLSLYAKPDEDGTLGVDLAIDGITCAACINRIEGAVRQLPGVKDVRLNYTNRRLHVAWEEGASAPAQILPALESRGYHGHPFVPQRAEQEEADEARKLTRCLGVAGFAAMNVMLLSVSVWSGNVTDITPETRDFFHWASALIALPAAAYAGRPFFASAWRALKARTTNMDVPISIGVILALGMSVVETANHAKEAYFDSALMLLFFLLVGRTLDHTMRRKTRAVAGNLAALRADTAHRFDGDEVVSVPVSVLKPDDRLLVRAGERVPADGVVVSGVSEIDDSLITGETMRRKVATGAIVYAGSMNYAGALTLKVTAAGGNALIDDIEKLLDKAASAKSKAMRLADRAARVYAPVVHLTAALTCIGWLIAGASTHDAIITAIAVLIITCPCALALAVPAVQVVTSGALFRAGVMLNAGDAIERLAEVDTVIFDKTGTLTLPEPRVANASMLDPALLQMAARLALSSRHPLAMALAREASPSMPYDGAIEEPGRGVRVVIDGVEARLGSAEFCGLAHTPVIPAQAGIQSQERHLTGSLPWVPASAGTSGAEDGNSFICFVHGAQSAVIAIAQQLRPDAVEVVAALRARALDLRILSGDRSEAVAPVAAALGIEHWQGALKPADKIAVIEELKRQGRKVLMVGDGLNDAPSLAAAHVSLSPISAADLTQAQADAVFLGERLQPVVDTLIVSRRARRLMTENLILAVVYNLIAVPIAIAGLVTPLIAALAMSGSSLLVTLNALRGGKSA; encoded by the coding sequence ATGAGCGACACCCTCGACCTCTCGCTCTACGCCAAGCCGGACGAGGACGGCACGCTCGGCGTCGATCTGGCCATCGACGGCATCACTTGCGCTGCCTGCATCAACCGCATCGAAGGCGCCGTCCGCCAGCTCCCCGGCGTCAAGGATGTGCGGCTGAACTACACCAATCGCCGTCTGCATGTGGCGTGGGAAGAAGGCGCGTCGGCGCCGGCGCAGATTCTGCCGGCGCTGGAAAGCCGAGGTTATCACGGCCATCCCTTCGTGCCGCAACGCGCCGAGCAGGAAGAAGCCGACGAAGCGCGCAAGCTCACGCGTTGCCTCGGCGTCGCCGGCTTCGCGGCGATGAATGTGATGCTGTTGTCGGTGTCGGTGTGGTCCGGCAACGTCACCGACATCACGCCGGAGACGCGCGACTTCTTTCATTGGGCGTCGGCGCTGATCGCGCTGCCGGCGGCGGCGTATGCCGGCCGGCCGTTCTTTGCCAGCGCCTGGCGCGCGCTGAAGGCGCGCACCACCAACATGGACGTGCCGATCTCGATCGGCGTCATCCTGGCGCTCGGCATGTCGGTGGTCGAGACCGCGAACCACGCCAAGGAAGCCTATTTCGACTCGGCGTTGATGCTGCTGTTCTTTCTGCTGGTCGGCCGCACGCTCGACCACACGATGCGACGCAAGACACGCGCGGTCGCCGGCAATCTCGCGGCGCTGCGCGCCGATACGGCGCATCGTTTTGACGGCGACGAGGTCGTCAGCGTGCCGGTGTCGGTGCTCAAGCCGGACGACCGCCTTCTCGTGCGCGCCGGCGAGCGCGTGCCCGCCGATGGCGTCGTCGTCAGCGGCGTATCCGAGATCGACGACAGCCTGATCACCGGTGAAACCATGCGCCGCAAGGTGGCGACCGGTGCGATCGTCTACGCCGGCAGCATGAATTACGCCGGCGCGCTGACGCTGAAGGTGACCGCGGCGGGCGGCAACGCGCTCATCGACGACATCGAGAAGCTGCTCGACAAAGCCGCCAGTGCCAAGTCGAAGGCGATGCGGCTCGCCGATCGCGCCGCGCGTGTCTACGCGCCGGTCGTGCATCTCACCGCCGCGCTCACCTGCATCGGCTGGCTCATCGCCGGCGCTTCGACGCATGACGCGATCATCACCGCCATCGCCGTGCTCATCATTACATGTCCTTGCGCGTTGGCGCTGGCGGTGCCGGCCGTGCAGGTGGTGACGTCGGGGGCCTTGTTCCGCGCCGGCGTGATGCTGAACGCAGGCGATGCCATCGAGCGCCTGGCCGAGGTCGATACGGTCATCTTCGACAAGACCGGCACGCTGACCTTGCCGGAGCCGCGCGTCGCCAACGCATCGATGCTTGATCCGGCCCTGTTGCAGATGGCCGCGCGGCTCGCGCTGTCCAGCCGTCATCCGCTGGCGATGGCGCTGGCGCGCGAGGCCTCGCCCTCCATGCCCTATGACGGTGCGATCGAGGAGCCCGGGCGCGGTGTGCGCGTGGTCATCGATGGCGTCGAAGCGCGGCTCGGCAGCGCCGAGTTTTGCGGACTTGCTCACACTCCGGTCATTCCCGCGCAAGCGGGAATCCAGAGCCAAGAACGGCACCTTACAGGTTCGTTGCCCTGGGTCCCCGCTTCCGCGGGGACGAGCGGAGCAGAGGATGGCAACTCATTCATCTGCTTCGTCCATGGCGCGCAGTCGGCGGTGATTGCCATCGCGCAGCAGCTGCGTCCCGACGCGGTCGAGGTCGTGGCGGCCTTGCGCGCCCGCGCGCTCGATCTGCGTATCCTGTCCGGCGATCGCAGTGAGGCGGTGGCGCCGGTCGCCGCCGCGCTCGGCATTGAGCATTGGCAGGGTGCCTTGAAGCCGGCGGACAAGATCGCCGTCATCGAAGAGCTCAAGCGTCAGGGGCGCAAAGTGCTGATGGTCGGCGACGGCCTCAATGATGCGCCATCGCTCGCCGCGGCGCATGTGTCGCTGTCGCCGATCTCCGCCGCCGATCTGACGCAAGCGCAGGCCGATGCCGTGTTCCTTGGCGAGCGGCTGCAGCCGGTGGTCGACACGCTGATCGTGTCGCGCCGCGCGCGGCGGCTGATGACCGAGAACCTCATCCTCGCGGTAGTCTACAACCTCATCGCAGTGCCGATTGCCATCGCCGGCCTGGTGACGCCGCTGATCGCCGCCTTGGCGATGTCCGGCTCCTCACTCCTGGTGACGCTGAACGCTTTACGCGGGGGCAAGAGCGCATGA
- the ccoS gene encoding cbb3-type cytochrome oxidase assembly protein CcoS, translating to MNVLVYLVPMALGLGLAGLFGFLWALKSGQYNDIEGAALRVLSDDDLESDPPPMRGESNRVSR from the coding sequence ATGAACGTTCTCGTCTATCTCGTGCCGATGGCGCTGGGCCTGGGCCTCGCCGGCCTGTTCGGCTTCCTGTGGGCGCTCAAGAGCGGGCAATACAACGACATCGAGGGCGCCGCTTTGCGTGTGCTCTCGGATGACGATCTGGAGAGCGATCCGCCTCCTATGCGCGGCGAGAGCAACAGGGTTTCCCGATAG
- a CDS encoding YeiH family protein, giving the protein MAAPLPQTGRPLAGTFVDYLPGVLLSAIVAVAGYLAAPYVARVVPIPSMVIALIVGIAHNPIAARPTTQPGMAFCVRTVLRWAVALLGLRVALADIAALGLGTAVLIIVAMAATIASGFLFARWYGRTPGFGALVGVGTAVCGASATLATSTVVPDYPGKQADVAFVVVAVNALATLGMLAYPPLCLLFGFDAQDTGVMLGGTIHDVAQVVGAGYAVSDTVGNSAVIVKLFRVFLLLPVVLAVGWYLTRQGMRHGEARVPVPVFAIVFLILCLINSAVPFVPPLAPLYAPVKSVLVEASNWGLLLAIGALGLGTSVKTIIGLGWRHITTVVASTAVILVIVTGGLLLMRAL; this is encoded by the coding sequence GTGGCCGCTCCGCTTCCCCAAACCGGCCGCCCGCTTGCCGGTACGTTTGTCGATTATCTGCCGGGCGTGCTGTTGTCGGCCATCGTCGCTGTCGCCGGCTATCTTGCCGCTCCCTATGTGGCGCGGGTGGTGCCGATCCCCAGCATGGTGATCGCGCTCATCGTCGGCATCGCCCACAATCCCATCGCCGCGCGGCCAACGACGCAACCCGGCATGGCCTTCTGCGTGCGCACGGTGCTGCGCTGGGCGGTCGCACTGTTGGGCCTGCGCGTCGCGCTCGCCGATATCGCGGCGCTCGGCCTCGGCACTGCGGTGCTCATCATCGTTGCGATGGCGGCGACCATCGCTTCCGGTTTCCTGTTCGCGCGCTGGTACGGCCGCACGCCGGGCTTCGGCGCGCTCGTGGGCGTCGGCACGGCGGTGTGCGGCGCCTCGGCGACGCTCGCCACCTCGACGGTGGTGCCGGACTATCCCGGCAAGCAGGCCGACGTCGCCTTCGTCGTCGTTGCCGTCAATGCGCTGGCGACCTTGGGCATGCTGGCCTATCCGCCGCTGTGCCTGCTGTTCGGCTTCGACGCGCAGGACACCGGCGTGATGTTGGGCGGCACCATCCACGACGTCGCGCAGGTCGTGGGCGCCGGTTACGCGGTGTCGGACACGGTCGGCAACAGCGCGGTGATCGTGAAGCTGTTCCGCGTCTTTCTGTTGCTGCCGGTGGTGCTTGCGGTCGGCTGGTATTTGACGCGCCAGGGCATGCGTCACGGCGAAGCGCGCGTGCCGGTGCCGGTGTTCGCCATCGTGTTTCTCATTCTGTGCCTGATCAACAGCGCGGTGCCGTTCGTGCCGCCGCTCGCGCCGCTCTACGCGCCGGTGAAGAGCGTGCTGGTCGAGGCGTCGAACTGGGGCCTGCTGCTGGCCATTGGCGCGCTCGGTCTCGGGACGTCGGTGAAGACCATCATCGGTCTCGGCTGGCGCCACATCACGACGGTGGTGGCGTCGACGGCGGTGATCCTGGTGATCGTCACCGGCGGGCTGTTGCTGATGCGGGCCCTTTGA
- a CDS encoding cupin domain-containing protein: MAKSRKKVQAQRKPPARKASKTSVRHAVKAKTRAKKRPKQKFAVSHHREEDFDQGLRTYAKYRDLGIAPATGGMVQAHVIRMIPPYRPEDVATPHYHDVDFQMIYVLKGWYKTEFEGEGVHTFTAGSCWIQPPKIKHTVLGYSDDCELLEIVLPADFDTVMLEK; the protein is encoded by the coding sequence ATGGCCAAGAGCCGGAAAAAAGTCCAGGCGCAGCGCAAACCGCCCGCCCGCAAGGCCAGCAAGACAAGCGTCCGGCACGCGGTGAAGGCCAAGACCCGGGCCAAGAAGCGGCCGAAGCAGAAGTTCGCGGTGAGCCACCACCGCGAGGAGGACTTCGATCAGGGGCTGCGCACCTATGCGAAGTACCGCGACCTCGGCATCGCGCCGGCCACCGGCGGCATGGTGCAGGCGCATGTCATCCGCATGATCCCGCCCTACCGGCCCGAAGACGTCGCCACGCCGCATTATCACGACGTCGACTTCCAGATGATCTATGTGCTGAAGGGCTGGTACAAGACGGAGTTCGAAGGCGAAGGCGTGCACACCTTCACCGCCGGCTCGTGCTGGATCCAGCCGCCGAAGATCAAGCACACCGTGCTCGGCTATTCCGACGATTGCGAGCTGCTCGAGATCGTGCTGCCGGCCGATTTCGATACGGTGATGCTGGAGAAGTAA
- a CDS encoding YaiI/YqxD family protein, with product MADSLEGPEGAQIRIFVDADACPVKPEVYRVAERYGLKVFVVANAFMQVPRGGLIELVVVAAGPDVADDWIAERAGASDVVITADVPLAARAFRNGASVISPTGKVFDDDSIHMAVATRNLLTDLRSAGAATRGPPPLSRQDLSRFLSALDLAIVRLKRKLEGKA from the coding sequence GTGGCGGACAGCTTGGAAGGCCCTGAAGGCGCGCAAATCCGCATCTTTGTCGATGCCGATGCCTGCCCGGTGAAACCGGAGGTCTACCGGGTGGCGGAGCGCTACGGCCTCAAGGTGTTCGTCGTCGCCAACGCCTTCATGCAGGTGCCGCGCGGCGGGCTGATCGAACTGGTCGTGGTGGCGGCCGGGCCCGACGTCGCCGACGACTGGATCGCCGAGCGGGCCGGCGCGAGCGACGTCGTCATCACCGCCGACGTGCCGCTGGCGGCGCGTGCCTTCCGCAACGGCGCCAGCGTAATCAGCCCGACCGGCAAGGTGTTCGACGACGACTCCATCCACATGGCGGTGGCGACGCGCAACCTGCTCACCGACCTGCGGTCGGCGGGCGCCGCGACGCGCGGTCCGCCGCCGCTGTCGCGGCAGGATCTGTCGCGGTTTCTCTCGGCGCTGGATTTGGCGATCGTGCGGTTGAAGCGGAAGTTGGAAGGCAAGGCGTAG
- a CDS encoding orotate phosphoribosyltransferase has translation MTAPTTYLDKKTIAELTARMYLETGAVRFMEDKPFIFTSGWASPVYNDSRWLISFPDVRSTLIDFQIASIDRAVGRENIDAAAGGETAGIPFAAWVADRMHVPMQYIRKKPKGFGRGSQIEGQLLPGQRVLLVEDLATDGRSKVNFVKAIREAGGSCDHCSVLFFYDIYKEGRKILADIGVTLHYLTTWWDVLAVAKASGKYDPKLLNEIETFMNDPAGWSKANGGVAEAAD, from the coding sequence ATGACCGCCCCCACCACCTACCTCGACAAGAAGACCATCGCCGAGCTGACGGCGCGCATGTACCTGGAGACCGGCGCGGTGCGCTTCATGGAGGACAAGCCGTTCATCTTCACGAGCGGCTGGGCGAGCCCGGTCTACAACGACTCGCGCTGGCTGATTTCCTTCCCCGACGTGCGCTCGACCCTGATCGACTTCCAGATCGCCTCGATCGACCGCGCCGTCGGCCGCGAGAACATCGACGCCGCCGCGGGCGGCGAAACCGCGGGCATCCCCTTCGCCGCCTGGGTGGCCGACCGCATGCACGTGCCGATGCAGTACATCCGCAAAAAGCCGAAGGGCTTCGGCCGCGGCTCGCAGATCGAGGGCCAGCTTCTGCCGGGCCAGCGCGTGCTGCTGGTCGAAGACCTCGCCACCGACGGCCGCAGCAAGGTGAACTTCGTCAAGGCGATCCGCGAGGCCGGCGGCAGCTGCGATCACTGCTCAGTGCTGTTCTTCTACGACATCTACAAGGAAGGCCGGAAAATCCTGGCCGATATCGGCGTCACGCTGCACTACCTCACCACGTGGTGGGACGTGCTGGCAGTGGCCAAGGCGAGCGGCAAATACGACCCGAAGCTGCTCAACGAAATCGAGACCTTCATGAACGACCCCGCGGGCTGGTCGAAGGCCAATGGCGGTGTCGCCGAAGCAGCGGATTAG